The Mesobacillus jeotgali genome window below encodes:
- a CDS encoding LuxR C-terminal-related transcriptional regulator: MEHKIEDLAIRGLFLLKECEKPFLKEWFHLKKDMKAWQNDLVSEFENMIVYGFNNLSRTTFDSTNDFIQLLVLKWQKRHPEFVDDFDAIFLISAVENLFHKVLKRRNAGFLEHQAVQVFFTRILDKVLRTQQPEYKDDKWLKTMLNLRAVPSNWLAVIRNDKTQHKVNKVVCADGISVNEQLVTMCEGLQAQQPADLATALSRLLSPGQDQPQIVTIPCLTETLLICVKDKAETVTDEQKETLRKMYLKQMKLNHLESELEWKDATLLFQQVLIQSRSASDAVKMITQGLVDYLPFSRCALFIYSPGEHSGVGVHAHNVHTGSVQHIKESIAEFPLLTKYLKHFSHSKPIFIEDAADILPGKYVRDYSLKSLVVLPIYVPAENKLIGLALLDRGENTSFTVDNQTLTALIKFGQYGGELLNQYYEDAVQLFGVQRAVLTIREREVLKLIAEGASINEAAQSLHLSSYTVRDYISAIIQKLDAKNRTDAAVKALKMRLIQ; encoded by the coding sequence ATGGAACATAAGATTGAGGATTTGGCCATTAGAGGATTGTTCCTTTTAAAAGAATGCGAGAAACCGTTTCTTAAAGAGTGGTTCCATTTAAAGAAAGACATGAAAGCCTGGCAAAACGATCTTGTCTCTGAATTTGAAAACATGATTGTTTATGGTTTCAATAACCTTTCACGGACCACATTTGACTCTACAAATGATTTCATTCAATTATTAGTCCTTAAGTGGCAGAAACGCCATCCCGAATTCGTTGATGATTTCGATGCTATCTTTCTGATCAGTGCAGTAGAAAACTTATTCCATAAAGTCTTAAAGAGAAGGAATGCCGGATTCCTCGAGCACCAGGCGGTACAGGTCTTTTTTACGAGAATCCTCGACAAGGTCCTGCGGACGCAGCAGCCGGAATACAAGGATGACAAATGGCTGAAGACGATGTTGAACCTTCGAGCTGTACCAAGTAATTGGCTTGCTGTCATCCGCAATGATAAAACACAGCACAAAGTAAACAAAGTCGTCTGTGCTGATGGTATTTCCGTTAACGAACAGCTGGTCACCATGTGCGAGGGCCTGCAAGCGCAGCAGCCAGCAGACCTGGCCACTGCGCTTTCGAGATTGTTGTCACCCGGTCAGGACCAGCCTCAAATCGTCACGATTCCCTGTCTGACTGAAACATTGTTAATTTGTGTGAAGGATAAAGCGGAGACCGTGACAGATGAGCAAAAAGAGACGCTTCGAAAAATGTATCTGAAACAGATGAAGCTGAACCACCTGGAAAGCGAGCTTGAGTGGAAGGATGCCACCCTTCTTTTCCAGCAGGTGCTGATCCAATCTCGAAGTGCCTCGGATGCTGTTAAAATGATTACCCAGGGCCTGGTTGATTATCTGCCCTTTTCACGCTGTGCTCTCTTCATCTATTCTCCTGGTGAGCATAGCGGGGTCGGCGTCCATGCCCATAATGTCCATACAGGCTCTGTGCAGCATATAAAGGAGAGCATCGCTGAATTTCCGCTGCTTACAAAATACTTAAAGCATTTCAGTCATTCCAAACCCATTTTCATTGAAGATGCGGCGGATATCTTGCCGGGAAAATACGTGCGCGATTACAGCCTGAAATCATTGGTTGTCCTCCCAATCTATGTGCCGGCTGAAAATAAACTGATTGGCCTGGCATTGCTTGACCGCGGAGAAAACACATCATTTACCGTCGACAATCAAACTCTGACAGCGCTTATCAAGTTCGGACAATATGGCGGTGAATTGTTGAACCAATACTATGAGGATGCTGTCCAGCTTTTCGGTGTCCAGCGTGCCGTCCTGACCATCCGTGAGCGTGAAGTGCTTAAACTGATTGCCGAAGGTGCTTCCATCAATGAAGCAGCCCAATCCCTGCATCTCAGTTCCTACACCGTCCGCGACTATATTTCAGCCATCATCCAGAAACTTGATGCGAAGAATAGGACCGACGCTGCGGTCAAAGCGTTGAAGATGAGGCTGATTCAGTAA
- a CDS encoding DUF6230 family protein, producing the protein MTGAVVMESKTNKKVFWGALAAGLLALGILLVSFGVSGVAYAVPIAGVGDFYVEFDKLEGEGYTFYPKLGETSSSDATPQGTNIIEKLTIDNLQLYKDFQVGGEWIRVKIQASKPVQISGLQHDAGLIEANAKFQNLALAENNSTDWTKQFQQTSSTIILEDAKLKTHYLFQETINMAGMKLTVEKIDKK; encoded by the coding sequence TTGACCGGAGCTGTCGTAATGGAAAGCAAGACGAATAAAAAGGTTTTTTGGGGTGCACTGGCAGCTGGACTTCTTGCGCTTGGGATTTTGCTAGTTTCATTCGGTGTTTCAGGTGTGGCATATGCGGTACCCATTGCCGGTGTAGGAGACTTTTATGTTGAATTCGATAAGCTTGAAGGAGAAGGCTACACATTCTACCCTAAGCTTGGTGAAACGAGCAGCTCAGACGCAACGCCACAGGGGACGAATATTATTGAAAAATTGACCATCGACAATCTGCAATTATACAAGGATTTTCAGGTAGGAGGGGAGTGGATCCGCGTCAAAATCCAGGCATCGAAACCTGTACAGATCTCCGGGCTGCAGCATGATGCCGGCTTGATTGAGGCGAACGCCAAGTTTCAAAACCTTGCGCTTGCAGAAAACAACAGCACGGACTGGACGAAGCAATTCCAGCAAACATCAAGCACCATTATCCTTGAAGATGCTAAATTGAAAACACATTACTTATTCCAAGAAACGATCAATATGGCTGGCATGAAATTGACGGTGGAAAAAATCGATAAGAAATAA
- a CDS encoding DUF6114 domain-containing protein — MVFKKWRHTRPFFGAILSVLSGLMILWVPLNLYLSTFLPGSVAVIGLLFGGLITLMGLMSFFLPSASKALGIIVIFLSILSVIGALGGFLFGTIFGIIGGALLTAWRMVPADESAGAPVSDTAAQPAKTG; from the coding sequence ATGGTTTTTAAAAAGTGGAGGCACACACGGCCTTTCTTTGGAGCGATTTTGAGCGTGTTAAGCGGATTGATGATTTTATGGGTGCCGTTGAATCTTTATTTAAGCACCTTTCTTCCAGGATCGGTAGCCGTCATCGGCTTGCTGTTTGGCGGCCTGATCACGCTGATGGGATTGATGTCCTTCTTTTTGCCGAGTGCCTCTAAAGCGCTGGGTATCATCGTTATCTTTTTATCCATTCTTTCGGTCATCGGCGCACTGGGCGGCTTCCTGTTTGGGACGATCTTCGGGATCATCGGCGGGGCCCTGCTGACAGCATGGCGAATGGTGCCTGCCGATGAGTCGGCAGGAGCACCAGTCTCAGATACCGCTGCGCAGCCAGCCAAAACGGGGTAA
- a CDS encoding acylphosphatase, whose protein sequence is MIQLQIIVTGEVQGVGYRYYTQMKAIQFGITGWVKNLPEGGVEILASGSRPDLEKFTDEVRRGNPFSTVNHIEVNETEKTETYKSFAIKY, encoded by the coding sequence TTGATCCAATTACAAATTATTGTGACGGGTGAGGTTCAGGGTGTGGGGTATCGGTATTATACTCAAATGAAGGCAATCCAATTTGGCATTACGGGCTGGGTGAAGAATCTACCGGAGGGCGGCGTGGAAATCCTTGCTTCGGGTTCCAGGCCTGACCTTGAGAAGTTCACCGATGAAGTGCGAAGGGGCAATCCTTTCTCTACTGTTAACCATATCGAAGTGAACGAAACAGAGAAAACTGAAACCTATAAGTCATTTGCGATAAAATATTAG